TGTCGTGCCGCCGCACATGATGGTCAGCGCGGCGTTCTTGGCGCCAAGTTCACCACCGGAGACCGGGGCGTCGAGGTAGTCACACCCCAGATCGGCAAGCCTGGCGGCAAAGGCCTGGGTTTGGACAGGCGAGATCGAACTCATGTCGATCACCAGCTTGCCCTTGCTCAGACCTTCGGCGACGCCATTGGGTCCGAACAGGACAGCGTCGACGTCCGGGGTGTCGGGTAGCATCAGGATGATGATATCCGCGGCCTGGGCAACAGCCCTGGCACTGTCGAGCGGGGTGCCGCCCTGCTCCACCAGATGTTGGCAAACCGGCTTGACCCGATTGAGGAAGACGCTGTGCCCGGCGGCAATCAGGTGGCCCGCCATGGGGGATCCCATGACACCAAGGCCGATAAATCCGATGTTCATTTCGACGTCCTCACAGATAAGGTTTCATCCAGCCCAGACCGGCACTGGTGCCAGCCAGAGGCTTGTATTCGCAGCCGATCCAGCCGGCATAGCCGAGCTTTTCGAGGGTCGCGAAGATGATTGGATAGTTGATCTCGCCAGTTCCGGGTTCGTTGCGGCCGGGATTGTCAGCGATCTGGATATGGGCGATCCGCTCACGCAGCCGCTCATAGGTGGCCAGCAGGTCACCCTGCATCACCTGGGTGTGGTAGATGTCATATTGCAGGAACAGATTGTCGGATCCCACGGCGTCGAAGATGGCTTCGGCATGATCGGTCGTGGAAACAAAAAAGCCCGGAATGTCCCGCAAGTTGATGGGTTCAAGCAGTAACTTGATGCCTGCATCAGCCAGTCTGGGTGCGGCATAGGCGAGATTTTTCACCAGCGTATCCTGCAGCACACCATGTTCAACGCCTTTGGGTGCAATTCCCGCCAGGCAGTTGATCCTGCTGCAGTTCAGTGCCTTGCCAAATTCAATTGCGGTAGCAATCCCAGCCTGAAATTCCTCGATGCGATCTGGCAGGCAACCAATGCCACGCTCGCCACCCGCCCAGTCGCCCGCAGGCAGGTTGAACAGCGCCTGTTCAAGCTTGTGCTTGGCCAGTTGTGCGGCAATGGCCCGGGGATCTTCTGCGTAAGGACCGACATATTCGACAGCGCCGAAGCCGTCACGGGCGGCGGCCTCGAAGCGGTCGAGAAACGGCAGGTCGGCGTAGAGAAACGATAGATTGGCAGCAAAACGTGGCACTGGATTATCCCTGTTTGTTGAACCGCGTGCGGTGCATCATGCGCTTATGGCGCGGGTCCGGGTTGGGCACGGCAGAGATCAGGCTCTGCGTGTAAGGTTGTTGCGGTGTGGTGCAGATCTGCTCGGTGTCGCCCAGCTCGACAATCTTGCCGCGATGCATAACGGCGACCCGGTCGCAGAAATAGCGAACCACCGAGATGTCGTGCGAGATGAAGATGAAGCTCAGCGACAGCCGCTGTTGGATCTGCAGCAACA
The DNA window shown above is from Devosia litorisediminis and carries:
- the hyi gene encoding hydroxypyruvate isomerase, whose amino-acid sequence is MPRFAANLSFLYADLPFLDRFEAAARDGFGAVEYVGPYAEDPRAIAAQLAKHKLEQALFNLPAGDWAGGERGIGCLPDRIEEFQAGIATAIEFGKALNCSRINCLAGIAPKGVEHGVLQDTLVKNLAYAAPRLADAGIKLLLEPINLRDIPGFFVSTTDHAEAIFDAVGSDNLFLQYDIYHTQVMQGDLLATYERLRERIAHIQIADNPGRNEPGTGEINYPIIFATLEKLGYAGWIGCEYKPLAGTSAGLGWMKPYL